A genomic segment from Lutzomyia longipalpis isolate SR_M1_2022 chromosome 3, ASM2433408v1 encodes:
- the LOC129792165 gene encoding anion exchange protein 3 isoform X6 has protein sequence MFRNTSPEKEITKIPFPTRNTTRGLFRKFTLKVIEWIRKSVELGKNEADNGDPNEVQLDEEMEKVFAGSDREKEKFNVLQLAGADEKPQPSPASEKFIDPDHDQHRSETYPHMLSPSKSSRGMKRQDSKDTNSQEDNKSESARSTPTVIPYNRALPLTSPTRSLGSGSAESDSVPQISERAAAAKRDDEADDDQGRSKVKFEGSQDDEPADGEKDEHGRRRKSRHQHYKQRKPSLSDKHTGGVPEPGGRRVSVQPEDATLDRGKLGKEADIDELTSHRSDDPRGMRRHRVQQSAQSGRKDSTTVPLGKPPTGKKAIDHSPHDVFVQLDELVGQGEDAEWKETARWIKYEEDVEEGSDRWGRPHVASLSFHSLLNLRRCLETGVVLMDLEEKDLPGVAYRVVEQMVVEDLIQADDKATVLRVLLLRHRHVNESHSGFHFGSRRKYSSYTSLQNLSEDKKPKIVPAGEINGFGGNDTKIDIKEEVYSSSQEDLVRKAQNDTILKRIPQGAEATTVLVGAVDFLDQPTIAFVRLAEGIIMPSITEVPIPVRFLFILLGPKDIELDYHEIGRSIATLMSNTHFHGIAYKADDRKDLLSAINEFLDDSIVLPPGNWERQELLPIEELKAKSERIRNRKVKAQEKNKEKQMLIADEEKRLLAAAEGDPDGKKPAGPLERTGRPWGGVFNDIRRRLPMFKSDIKDGLNMETLAASLFLYFACLSTAITFGGLASDKTHNLIGISETLISQSIAGVFFHLVCGQPLVIIGTTGPLLLFDEALYEFCKANGFEFLTMRVWVGLWQIVIALVVSFFEGSGLVRLFTRFTQEIFSALITLIYLVETAMKLIKVYRRHPLHAEYQFQNITPPEPPTTVMSIIPVNETDGSSNEDATIWTTLVEEVTTLISAVQENVTTTVATTTTVATPAETQLAVAPANSSLLLPFDDLGPLNQPNTALFCTILTLGTFCLAYYLKLFRNSHFLGRTARRALGDFGVPVSIAIFVAVDYMVPQVFTDKLSVPEGISPSQERAWIVPWGPVPTWVPFAALVPALLVYILIFMETHISELIVDKPERGLKKGSGLHLDIVLLSVCNTVCSFFGMPWHCAATVRSVTHVSAVTIMSRTHAPGDKPHIVDVKEQRISGLFVSVMMFFSVFLAPILRLIPMSVLFGVFLYMGVVSMMGVHFFERLKLFFMPVKYHPPEPFVRRVPTWKMHIFTFTQAAALAILWTVKSSSFSLAFPFFLIMMVPLRHKLASYFTASELNALDGNKPDVDPDNEPDFYEQAGMPS, from the exons GCTGACAATGGAGACCCCAATGAAGTCCAATTGGACGAGGAAATGGAGAAAGTCTTTGCAGGATCAGATCGTGAAAAGGAGAAATTTAACGTCCTCCAGCTTGCTGGAGCAGATGAAAAACCCCAACCGTCGCCTGCAtcagagaaatttattgatcCAGACCACGATC aaCATCGTAGTGAAACATACCCACATATGCTATCCCCATCGAAGTCCAGCCGAGGTATGAAGCGTCAAGATTCCAAGGATACCAATTCCCAAGAGGATAATAAAAGTGAATCCGCACGGTCGACCCCCACTGTGATTCCCTACAATCGTGCCCTCCCACTGACCTCACCCACGAGGAGTCTGGGCAGTGGTAGTGCGGAATCCGATTCCGTGCCCCAGATCTCGGAGAGAGCTGCCGCAGCGAAGCGAGACGATGAAGCGGATGACGATCAGGGACGGAGTAAAGTGAAATTCGAGGGTAGTCAGGACGATGAGCCAGCCGATGGCGAGAAGGATGAGCATGGACGTCGTCGGAAATCCCGCCATCAGCACTACAAGCAGCGTAAACCATCGCTCTCTGACAAGCATACAGGCGGTGTCCCTGAACCCGGGGGTCGGAGAGTGTCTGTTCAGCCTGAGGATGCAACCCTTGat CGAGGGAAACTTGGCAAG GAAGCTGATATAGATGAATTAACATCGCATCGTTCTGACGATCCGAGAGGGATGCGTCGCCACAGGGTACAGCAGAGTGCTCAAAGTGGACGCAAGGACTCCACTACGGTACCACTGGGGAAACCACCGACCGGAAAGAAGGCCATTGACCACAGTCCGCATGATGTTTTCGTACAATTGGACGAATTGGTTGGGCAAGGAGAGGATGCTGAGTGGAAGGAAACTGCGAGATGGATTAAATATGAGGAGGATGTGGAGGAGGGTTCTGACCGCTGGGGACGTCCCCATGTAGCATCACTCTCCTTCCATTCTCTCCTCAATCTGAGGCGATGCCTCGAAACGGGTGTTGTTCTCATGGATTTGGAGGAAAAAGACCTACCCGGAGTAGCCTACAGAGTTGTGGAACAg ATGGTTGTGGAGGATTTAATTCAAGCAGATGATAAAGCCACCGTGCTAAGGGTCCTTCTACTTCGTCATCGGCACGTGAATGAATCCCATTCTGGCTTTCACTTTGGCTCACGACGCAAATACAGCAGTTACACGAGCTTACAG AATTTGAGTGAGgataaaaagccaaaaattgTTCCTGCCGGTGAGATTAATGGATTCGGTGGGAATGATACGAAAATTGACATTAAGGAGGAAGTTTATTCCTCATCCCAGGAGGATTTGGTGAGGAAGGCGCAGAATGATACAATCCTCAAGAGGATCCCACAGGGAGCTGAAGCCACAACGGTTttg GTGGGAGCTGTGGATTTCCTCGATCAGCCAACGATAGCCTTTGTTCGCCTTGCTGAGGGGATAATCATGCCAAGTATTACGGAAGTCCCAATCCCCGTTCGTTTCCTCTTCATCTTGCTTGGGCCAAAGGACATCGAATTGGATTACCATGAAATTGGTCGCTCAATTGCCACCCTTATGTCAAATACGCATTTCCATGGGATTGCGTACAAGGCAGACGATCGAAAGGATCTCCTTTCGGCCATTAATGAATTCCTCGATGACTCCATTGTGTTGCCACCGGGAAATTGGGAGCGTCAGGAACTCTTGCCCATTGAGGAGCTCAAGGCGAAGAGCGAGAGAATTCGCAATAGGAAAGTGAAGGCACAGGAGAAGAATAAGGAGAAGCAAATGCTAATTGCAGATGAGGAGAAACGTCTTCTGGCTGCGGCTGAAGGTGATCCAGATGGGAAGAAACCAGCTGGGCCATTGGAGCGCACCGGTCGTCCATGGGGTGGGGTGTTCAATGACATCCGTCGTCGGCTGCCTATGTTTAAGAGTGACATAAAAGATGGCCTCAATATGGAGACTCTCGCGGCAAGTCTCTTCCTCTACTTTGCCTGCCTCTCAACGGCTATTACCTTCGGTGGTCTTGCCTCGGATAAGACACACAATCTCATCGGGATCTCTGAGACGCTCATCTCGCAGAGTATTGCCGGAGTTTTCTTTCACCTTGTCTGCGGTCAGCCACTTGTTATAATCGGCACAACGGGACCGCTGCTCCTATTCGATGAAGCTCTCTATGAGTTCTGCAAGGCAAATGGATTTGAATTCCTCACAATGCGCGTCTGGGTGGGACTGTGGCAGATTGTTATTGCCCTCGTGGTGTCCTTCTTCGAGGGTAGTGGCCTCGTGCGCCTCTTCACGCGCTTCACGCAGGAAATCTTCTCGGCACTCATTACACTCATCTACCTCGTTGAGACAGCCATGAAGCTCATTAAAGTCTACCGCAGGCATCCGCTGCATGCTGAATATCAATTCCAGAATATTACCCCACCGGAACCACCAACAACAGTCATGAGTATCATCCCTGTCAACGAAACAGATGGTAGTTCCAATGAAGATGCCACAATCTGGACGACTCTTGTGGAGGAAGTTACGACGCTCATTTCAGCTGTGCAGGAAAATGTCACAACCACCGTGGCTACCACTACAACCGTTGCCACACCTGCAGAGACTCAATTAGCTGTAGCACCGGCAAACAGCTCCCTTCTACTTCCCTTTGACGATCTTGGGCCACTCAATCAACCCAACACTGCCCTCTTCTGCACAATTCTCACCCTGGGCACCTTCTGCCTTGCCTACTACCTCAAACTCTTCCGGAATTCCCACTTCCTGGGACGTACAGCTCGCCGGGCTCTCGGGGACTTTGGTGTACCCGTGTCCATTGCAATCTTCGTCGCTGTGGACTACATGGTGCCACAAGTCTTCACGGATAAACTCTCCGTACCCGAGGGAATTTCTCCGAGTCAGGAGAGAGCTTGGATTGTCCCATGGGGTCCTGTACCGACATGGGTGCCATTTGCCGCCCTCGTCCCAGCACTCCTTGTCTACATTCTCATCTTCATGGAAACGCACATTTCCGAGTTGATTGTAGATAAACCAGAGCGTGGTCTCAAGAAGGGATCTGGCCTTCATTTGGACATTGTCCTCCTTAGTGTCTGCAATACCGTTTGCAGTTTCTTCGGTATGCCATGGCACTGTGCTGCCACCGTGCGATCCGTAACACATGTCTCAGCTGTCACTATTATGTCCAG GACACACGCTCCTGGAGATAAGCCTCATATTGTTGATGTGAAGGAACAACGAATTTCTGGCCTCTTTGTCTCCGTCATGATGTTCTTCTCTGTTTTCCTCGCACCCATCCTTAGGCTCATTCCCATGAGTGTTCTCTTCGGGGTCTTCCTCTACATGGGTGTCGTTTCAATGATGGGCGTTCACTTCTTTGAGAG ATTGAAGCTCTTCTTTATGCCAGTGAAATACCATCCACCAGAGCCGTTTGTCCGTCGTGTTCCAACATGGAAGATGCATATCTTTACGTTCACACAAGCAGCTGCTCTGGCAATTCTCTGGACTGTCAAATCATCATCTTTCTCACTGGCATTTCCCTTCTTCCTCATTATGATGGTGCCACTGCGCCACAAGCTGGCGTCCTACTTTACAGCCTCTGAACTTAATGCG TTGGATGGAAATAAACCCGACGTAGATCCAGACAATGAACCCGATTTCTACGAACAAGCCGGAATGCCATCGTAA
- the LOC129792165 gene encoding anion exchange protein 2 isoform X1, producing the protein MFRNTSPEKEITKIPFPTRNTTRGLFRKFTLKVIEWIRKSVELGKNEADNGDPNEVQLDEEMEKVFAGSDREKEKFNVLQLAGADEKPQPSPASEKFIDPDHDQHRSETYPHMLSPSKSSRGMKRQDSKDTNSQEDNKSESARSTPTVIPYNRALPLTSPTRSLGSGSAESDSVPQISERAAAAKRDDEADDDQGRSKVKFEGSQDDEPADGEKDEHGRRRKSRHQHYKQRKPSLSDKHTGGVPEPGGRRVSVQPEDATLDRGKLGKEADIDELTSHRSDDPRGMRRHRVQQSAQSGRKDSTTVPLGKPPTGKKAIDHSPHDVFVQLDELVGQGEDAEWKETARWIKYEEDVEEGSDRWGRPHVASLSFHSLLNLRRCLETGVVLMDLEEKDLPGVAYRVVEQMVVEDLIQADDKATVLRVLLLRHRHVNESHSGFHFGSRRKYSSYTSLQSLWNQEGLDTVGGAKNGVHRRPFSPSMVTANDTSIPRRHSTLSYMLFNLSEDKKPKIVPAGEINGFGGNDTKIDIKEEVYSSSQEDLVRKAQNDTILKRIPQGAEATTVLVGAVDFLDQPTIAFVRLAEGIIMPSITEVPIPVRFLFILLGPKDIELDYHEIGRSIATLMSNTHFHGIAYKADDRKDLLSAINEFLDDSIVLPPGNWERQELLPIEELKAKSERIRNRKVKAQEKNKEKQMLIADEEKRLLAAAEGDPDGKKPAGPLERTGRPWGGVFNDIRRRLPMFKSDIKDGLNMETLAASLFLYFACLSTAITFGGLASDKTHNLIGISETLISQSIAGVFFHLVCGQPLVIIGTTGPLLLFDEALYEFCKANGFEFLTMRVWVGLWQIVIALVVSFFEGSGLVRLFTRFTQEIFSALITLIYLVETAMKLIKVYRRHPLHAEYQFQNITPPEPPTTVMSIIPVNETDGSSNEDATIWTTLVEEVTTLISAVQENVTTTVATTTTVATPAETQLAVAPANSSLLLPFDDLGPLNQPNTALFCTILTLGTFCLAYYLKLFRNSHFLGRTARRALGDFGVPVSIAIFVAVDYMVPQVFTDKLSVPEGISPSQERAWIVPWGPVPTWVPFAALVPALLVYILIFMETHISELIVDKPERGLKKGSGLHLDIVLLSVCNTVCSFFGMPWHCAATVRSVTHVSAVTIMSRTHAPGDKPHIVDVKEQRISGLFVSVMMFFSVFLAPILRLIPMSVLFGVFLYMGVVSMMGVHFFERLKLFFMPVKYHPPEPFVRRVPTWKMHIFTFTQAAALAILWTVKSSSFSLAFPFFLIMMVPLRHKLASYFTASELNALDGNKPDVDPDNEPDFYEQAGMPS; encoded by the exons GCTGACAATGGAGACCCCAATGAAGTCCAATTGGACGAGGAAATGGAGAAAGTCTTTGCAGGATCAGATCGTGAAAAGGAGAAATTTAACGTCCTCCAGCTTGCTGGAGCAGATGAAAAACCCCAACCGTCGCCTGCAtcagagaaatttattgatcCAGACCACGATC aaCATCGTAGTGAAACATACCCACATATGCTATCCCCATCGAAGTCCAGCCGAGGTATGAAGCGTCAAGATTCCAAGGATACCAATTCCCAAGAGGATAATAAAAGTGAATCCGCACGGTCGACCCCCACTGTGATTCCCTACAATCGTGCCCTCCCACTGACCTCACCCACGAGGAGTCTGGGCAGTGGTAGTGCGGAATCCGATTCCGTGCCCCAGATCTCGGAGAGAGCTGCCGCAGCGAAGCGAGACGATGAAGCGGATGACGATCAGGGACGGAGTAAAGTGAAATTCGAGGGTAGTCAGGACGATGAGCCAGCCGATGGCGAGAAGGATGAGCATGGACGTCGTCGGAAATCCCGCCATCAGCACTACAAGCAGCGTAAACCATCGCTCTCTGACAAGCATACAGGCGGTGTCCCTGAACCCGGGGGTCGGAGAGTGTCTGTTCAGCCTGAGGATGCAACCCTTGat CGAGGGAAACTTGGCAAG GAAGCTGATATAGATGAATTAACATCGCATCGTTCTGACGATCCGAGAGGGATGCGTCGCCACAGGGTACAGCAGAGTGCTCAAAGTGGACGCAAGGACTCCACTACGGTACCACTGGGGAAACCACCGACCGGAAAGAAGGCCATTGACCACAGTCCGCATGATGTTTTCGTACAATTGGACGAATTGGTTGGGCAAGGAGAGGATGCTGAGTGGAAGGAAACTGCGAGATGGATTAAATATGAGGAGGATGTGGAGGAGGGTTCTGACCGCTGGGGACGTCCCCATGTAGCATCACTCTCCTTCCATTCTCTCCTCAATCTGAGGCGATGCCTCGAAACGGGTGTTGTTCTCATGGATTTGGAGGAAAAAGACCTACCCGGAGTAGCCTACAGAGTTGTGGAACAg ATGGTTGTGGAGGATTTAATTCAAGCAGATGATAAAGCCACCGTGCTAAGGGTCCTTCTACTTCGTCATCGGCACGTGAATGAATCCCATTCTGGCTTTCACTTTGGCTCACGACGCAAATACAGCAGTTACACGAGCTTACAG TCATTGTGGAATCAGGAAGGGCTGGATACGGTTGGTGGTGCCAAGAATGGTGTTCATCGGCGCCCATTTAGTCCATCAATGGTCACGGCAAACGACACCTCAATCCCACGACGTCACTCAACTCTATCCTACATGCTATTC AATTTGAGTGAGgataaaaagccaaaaattgTTCCTGCCGGTGAGATTAATGGATTCGGTGGGAATGATACGAAAATTGACATTAAGGAGGAAGTTTATTCCTCATCCCAGGAGGATTTGGTGAGGAAGGCGCAGAATGATACAATCCTCAAGAGGATCCCACAGGGAGCTGAAGCCACAACGGTTttg GTGGGAGCTGTGGATTTCCTCGATCAGCCAACGATAGCCTTTGTTCGCCTTGCTGAGGGGATAATCATGCCAAGTATTACGGAAGTCCCAATCCCCGTTCGTTTCCTCTTCATCTTGCTTGGGCCAAAGGACATCGAATTGGATTACCATGAAATTGGTCGCTCAATTGCCACCCTTATGTCAAATACGCATTTCCATGGGATTGCGTACAAGGCAGACGATCGAAAGGATCTCCTTTCGGCCATTAATGAATTCCTCGATGACTCCATTGTGTTGCCACCGGGAAATTGGGAGCGTCAGGAACTCTTGCCCATTGAGGAGCTCAAGGCGAAGAGCGAGAGAATTCGCAATAGGAAAGTGAAGGCACAGGAGAAGAATAAGGAGAAGCAAATGCTAATTGCAGATGAGGAGAAACGTCTTCTGGCTGCGGCTGAAGGTGATCCAGATGGGAAGAAACCAGCTGGGCCATTGGAGCGCACCGGTCGTCCATGGGGTGGGGTGTTCAATGACATCCGTCGTCGGCTGCCTATGTTTAAGAGTGACATAAAAGATGGCCTCAATATGGAGACTCTCGCGGCAAGTCTCTTCCTCTACTTTGCCTGCCTCTCAACGGCTATTACCTTCGGTGGTCTTGCCTCGGATAAGACACACAATCTCATCGGGATCTCTGAGACGCTCATCTCGCAGAGTATTGCCGGAGTTTTCTTTCACCTTGTCTGCGGTCAGCCACTTGTTATAATCGGCACAACGGGACCGCTGCTCCTATTCGATGAAGCTCTCTATGAGTTCTGCAAGGCAAATGGATTTGAATTCCTCACAATGCGCGTCTGGGTGGGACTGTGGCAGATTGTTATTGCCCTCGTGGTGTCCTTCTTCGAGGGTAGTGGCCTCGTGCGCCTCTTCACGCGCTTCACGCAGGAAATCTTCTCGGCACTCATTACACTCATCTACCTCGTTGAGACAGCCATGAAGCTCATTAAAGTCTACCGCAGGCATCCGCTGCATGCTGAATATCAATTCCAGAATATTACCCCACCGGAACCACCAACAACAGTCATGAGTATCATCCCTGTCAACGAAACAGATGGTAGTTCCAATGAAGATGCCACAATCTGGACGACTCTTGTGGAGGAAGTTACGACGCTCATTTCAGCTGTGCAGGAAAATGTCACAACCACCGTGGCTACCACTACAACCGTTGCCACACCTGCAGAGACTCAATTAGCTGTAGCACCGGCAAACAGCTCCCTTCTACTTCCCTTTGACGATCTTGGGCCACTCAATCAACCCAACACTGCCCTCTTCTGCACAATTCTCACCCTGGGCACCTTCTGCCTTGCCTACTACCTCAAACTCTTCCGGAATTCCCACTTCCTGGGACGTACAGCTCGCCGGGCTCTCGGGGACTTTGGTGTACCCGTGTCCATTGCAATCTTCGTCGCTGTGGACTACATGGTGCCACAAGTCTTCACGGATAAACTCTCCGTACCCGAGGGAATTTCTCCGAGTCAGGAGAGAGCTTGGATTGTCCCATGGGGTCCTGTACCGACATGGGTGCCATTTGCCGCCCTCGTCCCAGCACTCCTTGTCTACATTCTCATCTTCATGGAAACGCACATTTCCGAGTTGATTGTAGATAAACCAGAGCGTGGTCTCAAGAAGGGATCTGGCCTTCATTTGGACATTGTCCTCCTTAGTGTCTGCAATACCGTTTGCAGTTTCTTCGGTATGCCATGGCACTGTGCTGCCACCGTGCGATCCGTAACACATGTCTCAGCTGTCACTATTATGTCCAG GACACACGCTCCTGGAGATAAGCCTCATATTGTTGATGTGAAGGAACAACGAATTTCTGGCCTCTTTGTCTCCGTCATGATGTTCTTCTCTGTTTTCCTCGCACCCATCCTTAGGCTCATTCCCATGAGTGTTCTCTTCGGGGTCTTCCTCTACATGGGTGTCGTTTCAATGATGGGCGTTCACTTCTTTGAGAG ATTGAAGCTCTTCTTTATGCCAGTGAAATACCATCCACCAGAGCCGTTTGTCCGTCGTGTTCCAACATGGAAGATGCATATCTTTACGTTCACACAAGCAGCTGCTCTGGCAATTCTCTGGACTGTCAAATCATCATCTTTCTCACTGGCATTTCCCTTCTTCCTCATTATGATGGTGCCACTGCGCCACAAGCTGGCGTCCTACTTTACAGCCTCTGAACTTAATGCG TTGGATGGAAATAAACCCGACGTAGATCCAGACAATGAACCCGATTTCTACGAACAAGCCGGAATGCCATCGTAA